From one Haloferax marinisediminis genomic stretch:
- a CDS encoding nucleoside phosphorylase yields the protein MNDSEDPNAEVQYHLEVGPADLADAVLLPGNPERVDKITALWDDHEEKAYHREYRTATGTYDETPISVTSTGIGSPSAAIAVEELARVGVDTFIRVGSCGAIQPEMDVGDLVITSGAVRQEGTSKEYVREDYPAVADHEVVSALVAAAERLGYDYHVGLTMSADSFYAGQGRPGLDEFRAAGSESLVEELQNANVKNIEMEASALLTIANIYGLRAGAVCSVYANRVTGEFRTEGESRAAEVASLAVHLLAKMDEVKQEAGVDHWHAGLSLE from the coding sequence ATGAACGACAGTGAGGACCCAAACGCCGAGGTACAGTACCACCTCGAAGTCGGTCCAGCGGACCTCGCAGATGCCGTCTTGCTCCCCGGAAACCCCGAGCGCGTCGACAAGATAACCGCGCTGTGGGACGACCACGAGGAGAAAGCATACCATCGTGAGTACCGCACCGCGACCGGGACGTACGACGAGACACCAATCTCGGTCACGTCGACGGGTATCGGCAGTCCATCGGCCGCAATCGCCGTCGAAGAACTCGCGCGCGTTGGCGTCGATACGTTCATCCGCGTCGGGTCGTGTGGTGCCATCCAACCCGAGATGGACGTCGGTGACCTCGTCATCACCTCGGGCGCTGTCAGGCAGGAAGGAACCTCCAAGGAGTACGTCCGCGAGGACTACCCCGCCGTCGCCGACCACGAAGTCGTCTCTGCTCTCGTCGCTGCGGCCGAGCGACTCGGATACGACTACCACGTCGGTCTCACGATGAGCGCAGACTCGTTCTACGCCGGTCAGGGTCGCCCGGGACTCGACGAATTCCGCGCTGCAGGCTCTGAGTCGCTCGTCGAAGAGCTCCAGAACGCGAACGTGAAGAACATCGAGATGGAGGCGTCGGCGCTGTTGACCATCGCCAACATCTACGGACTGCGCGCCGGTGCCGTCTGTTCTGTGTACGCGAATCGCGTCACAGGAGAGTTCCGAACCGAAGGCGAGTCCCGTGCGGCCGAAGTCGCGAGCCTCGCGGTTCACCTCCTCGCGAAGATGGACGAAGTCAAACAGGAAGCGGGTGTCGACCACTGGCACGCCGGACTGAGCCTCGAGTAA
- a CDS encoding NAD(P)/FAD-dependent oxidoreductase yields the protein MSTQVVVLGSGYAGAGAVKRLEKELGHDAQLTWVAEHDYHLVLHEVHRCIRDPSVESNIAIPIDDVKSSETDFVKGRVTDVDADERVVELEGGDTVDYDYLLVAIGSSTAFFGIEGLEEYAHQLKGLDDAREIHQDIKQASADASRDDPAQVVIGGAGLSGIQTAAEVAEYRDLNRASIDIKLVEGMDEIFPGNDPELQGALRRRLEDLDIDILTGDFISKVDEETVFIGGGEDEAPDEVAYDVLVWTGGITGQPEAQELELEQDERSHRFYAEDDFQTSDERIFAVGDCALVEQGSDSVAPPTAQAAWDAADVAGANVARAIDGRPLKRWSFTDKGTVISIGEDAVAHGVKFPVVGEFPVNVFGGPLAKVLKKGIAANWIADVTTVNRAVSAWSDL from the coding sequence ATGAGCACGCAGGTCGTCGTTCTCGGCTCGGGCTACGCCGGGGCCGGCGCAGTAAAACGCCTCGAAAAGGAACTCGGTCACGACGCACAGCTGACGTGGGTCGCCGAACACGACTACCACCTCGTCCTCCACGAGGTCCACCGATGTATTCGTGACCCGAGCGTCGAGTCGAACATCGCGATCCCCATCGACGACGTGAAATCCAGCGAGACGGACTTCGTCAAGGGCCGTGTGACCGACGTCGACGCCGACGAGCGCGTCGTCGAACTCGAAGGTGGCGACACCGTCGACTACGACTACCTTCTGGTCGCGATTGGGTCGTCGACGGCCTTCTTCGGCATCGAGGGCCTCGAAGAGTACGCACACCAGCTCAAGGGTCTCGACGACGCCCGCGAGATTCACCAGGACATCAAGCAGGCCTCCGCAGACGCCTCGCGTGACGACCCCGCACAGGTCGTCATCGGCGGTGCTGGCCTCTCCGGTATCCAGACGGCCGCGGAAGTCGCCGAATACCGCGACCTGAACCGCGCCTCCATCGACATCAAACTCGTCGAAGGGATGGACGAAATCTTCCCCGGCAACGACCCAGAACTGCAGGGTGCGCTCCGGCGTCGTCTCGAAGATCTCGACATCGACATCCTGACCGGCGACTTCATCTCGAAAGTCGACGAGGAGACCGTCTTCATCGGCGGTGGCGAAGACGAAGCACCCGACGAAGTCGCCTACGACGTGCTAGTTTGGACGGGCGGCATCACGGGGCAGCCCGAAGCGCAGGAACTCGAACTCGAACAGGACGAGCGCTCCCACCGCTTCTACGCCGAGGACGACTTCCAGACGAGCGACGAGCGCATCTTTGCGGTCGGTGACTGTGCCCTCGTCGAACAGGGCTCCGACAGCGTCGCGCCGCCGACGGCACAGGCCGCCTGGGACGCCGCAGACGTCGCCGGAGCGAACGTCGCCCGCGCCATCGACGGACGCCCGCTCAAGCGCTGGTCGTTCACGGACAAAGGGACGGTCATCTCCATCGGTGAGGACGCCGTCGCACACGGTGTCAAGTTCCCCGTCGTCGGTGAGTTCCCGGTCAACGTCTTCGGCGGTCCGCTCGCGAAAGTGCTGAAGAAGGGTATCGCTGCGAACTGGATTGCCGACGTGACGACCGTCAACCGCGCAGTCTCGGCCTGGAGCGACCTGTAG
- a CDS encoding Rrf2 family transcriptional regulator has product MSSIELTSSQKTILTALINLYRDSEDAVKGEDIAEEVNRNPGTIRNQMQSLKALQLVEGVPGPKGGYKPTANAYEALDVDKMDEPASVPLFHNDEKVEGVNVDEIDLSSVHHPELCRAEIHVQGSVRDFHEGDKVRVGPTPLSKLVIDGTLDGKDDTSNILILRIDDMEAPVGEPSH; this is encoded by the coding sequence ATGTCGTCAATCGAGCTGACTTCGAGTCAGAAAACTATCCTTACCGCACTCATCAACCTCTACCGAGACTCCGAAGATGCGGTGAAGGGTGAAGACATCGCGGAAGAAGTCAACCGCAACCCCGGTACTATCCGCAACCAGATGCAGAGTCTGAAAGCGCTCCAACTCGTCGAAGGTGTCCCAGGTCCGAAAGGCGGGTACAAGCCGACGGCGAACGCGTACGAGGCACTCGACGTAGACAAGATGGACGAACCCGCGTCGGTCCCCCTCTTCCACAACGACGAGAAAGTCGAAGGCGTGAACGTCGACGAGATCGACCTCTCCAGTGTCCACCACCCGGAACTCTGCCGCGCAGAGATTCACGTTCAGGGGTCGGTCCGCGACTTCCACGAGGGTGACAAGGTTCGTGTCGGTCCGACGCCGCTTTCGAAACTCGTCATCGACGGAACACTCGACGGAAAAGACGACACGAGTAACATTCTCATCCTCCGTATCGACGATATGGAAGCACCGGTCGGCGAACCCTCGCACTAG
- a CDS encoding NAD-dependent epimerase/dehydratase family protein: MNGKRVLVTGGAGFIGSNLANSLAEDNDVVAIDDLYLGTPENLDSSVEFHDVSVLDDDLPTEDVDVVFHLAALSSYKMHEEDPALGARVNVEGFVNTVEQARNDGCDTVVYASTSSIYGSRTEPSPEDMPVEARTGYEASKLARERYAEYFHNHYDMQLAGLRFFSVYQGFDGAEEHKGEFANTVAQFADKIAAGERPELFGDGSQTRDFTHVDDIVRGIELAAEHRLQGIYNLGTGESYSFNEMVELINEALGTDVEPAYIENPLEVYVHDTMADCTKIREETGWEPEISFEEGVRRVCEPYLSE; encoded by the coding sequence ATGAACGGGAAACGAGTCCTTGTCACCGGCGGTGCGGGGTTTATCGGTTCCAACCTCGCCAACTCGCTCGCCGAAGACAACGACGTGGTCGCCATCGACGACCTCTATCTCGGAACGCCCGAGAATCTCGATTCGAGTGTGGAGTTCCACGACGTGAGCGTCCTCGACGACGACCTCCCAACCGAGGACGTGGACGTGGTGTTCCACCTTGCGGCGCTGTCCTCGTACAAGATGCACGAAGAAGACCCCGCACTGGGTGCCCGCGTCAACGTCGAAGGCTTCGTCAACACCGTCGAACAGGCCCGAAACGACGGCTGCGACACCGTCGTCTACGCGTCGACGTCGTCGATTTATGGCTCTCGAACCGAGCCATCGCCCGAAGACATGCCCGTCGAGGCACGGACGGGGTACGAAGCGTCGAAGCTCGCCCGCGAGCGCTACGCCGAGTACTTCCATAACCACTACGACATGCAACTCGCCGGACTCCGTTTCTTCTCGGTGTATCAAGGCTTCGACGGCGCCGAAGAACACAAAGGCGAGTTCGCGAACACCGTCGCACAGTTCGCCGACAAGATCGCTGCTGGCGAACGCCCAGAACTCTTCGGTGACGGGTCGCAAACACGTGATTTTACCCACGTCGACGACATCGTCCGCGGTATCGAACTCGCGGCAGAACACCGACTGCAGGGCATCTACAACCTCGGAACCGGTGAGAGTTACTCGTTCAACGAGATGGTCGAGCTGATAAACGAGGCTCTCGGAACCGACGTCGAACCCGCGTACATCGAGAATCCCCTCGAGGTGTACGTCCACGATACGATGGCTGATTGCACGAAGATTCGCGAGGAGACCGGATGGGAACCAGAAATCTCGTTCGAAGAAGGCGTCCGTCGCGTCTGCGAACCGTATCTCTCTGAGTAA
- the rocF gene encoding arginase, which translates to MDRNVRILGAPTDYGANRRGVDMGPSAIRYGGLTSQLESAGVSVTDAGDLTVPHHATRDADAGAENAKHIQEVEEVCTALADAVSTSISDGETPLALGGDHSIAIGSMVGSARDADIGVVWFDAHGDFNTPETSPSGNVHGMPLAAALGIGDFAGVEWANAAGLKEENVAIVGLRDVDRNEAAAIRDTDVTAYTMSDIDERGITEVTQDALDVATSGTDGIHVSLDLDWLDPREAPGVGTPVRGGATYREAHAAMELVAKSDALRSLELVEVNPILDQHNETATLATELAASAFGKRIL; encoded by the coding sequence ATGGACCGAAACGTAAGAATACTCGGTGCACCGACGGACTACGGTGCAAATCGACGTGGTGTGGACATGGGTCCCTCTGCGATTCGATACGGAGGGCTGACGTCCCAACTCGAATCGGCCGGTGTCTCGGTGACGGACGCAGGTGACCTCACCGTCCCCCATCACGCGACCCGCGATGCCGACGCCGGTGCGGAGAATGCAAAACATATCCAAGAAGTCGAAGAGGTCTGTACGGCCCTCGCCGACGCCGTGTCGACTTCGATTTCGGATGGCGAGACACCACTCGCCCTCGGTGGTGACCACTCTATCGCCATCGGTTCGATGGTCGGAAGCGCACGTGACGCCGACATCGGCGTCGTCTGGTTCGACGCACACGGCGACTTCAACACGCCAGAGACCTCGCCTTCGGGGAACGTCCACGGGATGCCGCTCGCCGCAGCACTCGGCATCGGCGACTTCGCGGGTGTCGAATGGGCGAACGCGGCAGGTCTGAAAGAAGAGAACGTCGCTATCGTCGGTCTCCGCGACGTGGACAGGAACGAGGCGGCAGCGATTCGCGACACCGACGTGACTGCCTACACGATGTCCGACATCGACGAACGCGGCATCACCGAGGTCACACAGGATGCCCTCGACGTTGCCACGAGCGGAACCGACGGTATCCACGTCAGTCTCGACCTCGATTGGCTCGACCCCCGGGAGGCACCCGGTGTCGGGACCCCCGTCCGTGGCGGTGCGACGTACCGCGAGGCCCACGCAGCGATGGAACTCGTCGCCAAGTCGGACGCACTTCGCTCGCTCGAACTCGTCGAAGTCAACCCAATCTTGGACCAGCACAACGAGACGGCAACGCTCGCAACCGAACTCGCCGCTAGCGCCTTCGGCAAGCGCATCCTCTAA
- a CDS encoding NUDIX hydrolase, whose protein sequence is MAVPREAPAPHDLAAGVVVLRDESVLAVYEKGRWGLPKGGSEPGEFFYETAAREAGEETGLNVEIQSLAFTTEIRAPDRRIYLQRFYHGVANDDVEPEPLDPTDEIEEAKFLPLSELGSTLTYRPRVEPLREWLRDRKPRHYTYDLTNSPSHVDE, encoded by the coding sequence ATGGCGGTCCCAAGAGAAGCCCCCGCCCCGCACGACCTCGCTGCTGGCGTCGTCGTTCTCCGCGACGAGTCGGTACTCGCAGTGTACGAGAAAGGTCGCTGGGGACTGCCGAAAGGTGGGTCTGAACCCGGAGAGTTCTTCTACGAGACGGCCGCCCGCGAGGCGGGCGAAGAGACCGGTCTCAACGTCGAGATTCAGTCACTCGCGTTCACGACCGAGATTCGCGCCCCCGACCGCCGTATCTATCTTCAGCGATTCTACCACGGGGTCGCGAACGACGACGTCGAACCTGAACCGCTCGACCCCACAGACGAAATCGAGGAAGCGAAGTTCCTCCCGCTGTCTGAACTCGGGTCGACGCTCACCTACCGCCCACGAGTCGAACCCCTCCGTGAGTGGCTCAGAGACCGCAAACCGCGACACTACACCTACGACCTGACGAACTCGCCGTCACACGTCGACGAGTAA
- the gyrA gene encoding DNA gyrase subunit A codes for MSSDAPDSFEPGAGIAAEIRNARIEDEMEQSYIDYAMSVIAGRALPDVRDGLKPVHRRILYAMHQAGVTSNSSHRKSSSIVGETMGDYHPHGDSAIYDTLARMAQDFSMRYPLVDGQGNFGSVDGDPPAAMRYTEARMSSIAEELLADIDKDTVDFQSNYDDRKQEPTVLPSSFPNLLVNGSSGIAVGMSTNIPPHNLGEVVDATVELIENPDATITDLMEHVKGPDFPTGANIVGRNAVHRAYKTGRGRVRVRADYEVEEEEGRIIINELPYQENKARLIERIADDVNAGKIEGIRDIRDESDRDGIRVVIELKRGAMAEVVKNQLLDNHLESTFGVINLALVDGQPQVLTLKETLQHYLDHRRDVVRRRSEYELAEAEDRAHILEGRLKALEHIDAVVETIRNSESRDDAKAALRGEVVVEVDGEALRSFDFSEDQANHIVSMQLGSLTSMEAAEIEDEYEEVQATIERLETILGDASELDAVIESELLDIKDEYADERRTSFVADTGEVTRADLIPEEDVVVVVSEDDYIKRMPVSRFRAQHRGGKGIIGTDLKEGDKVSSVFVANTHDDLLCFTNHGQVYQLKTYQVPEMSRTARGKSAVNLLDFDKGEEITAVVNCDDLEEVDGYLTMVTRNGYIKRTSVDRFQNILSTGIIATKLDDGDELADVEVTHGGHDLVIGTEQGMSIRFEEDEVRAMGRSARGVRGIKLTGDDQVAGVAAIDEDHHSWILTVTDNGYGKRTDLDKYRPQSRNGKGLIDIKTNERNGPVCAINTVGEGDHLVVMSDEGQIVRTPVEDISTVGRNTMGVIVMDLDDGDSVASVDVIPPAMTTEDEELEEGADDAVEASEAAEE; via the coding sequence ATGAGTTCTGACGCACCTGATTCATTCGAACCCGGCGCGGGCATCGCGGCGGAGATTAGAAACGCTCGCATCGAAGACGAGATGGAGCAGTCGTACATCGACTACGCGATGTCGGTCATCGCGGGACGCGCCCTCCCGGACGTCCGCGACGGCCTCAAGCCGGTCCACCGGCGCATCCTCTATGCGATGCACCAGGCAGGCGTGACCTCCAACTCGTCACACCGGAAGTCCTCGTCCATCGTGGGCGAGACGATGGGTGACTACCACCCACACGGCGACTCTGCAATCTACGACACCCTCGCACGCATGGCACAGGACTTCTCCATGCGCTATCCCCTCGTCGACGGACAGGGGAACTTCGGGTCTGTCGACGGCGACCCGCCGGCCGCCATGCGGTACACGGAAGCGCGGATGTCCTCTATCGCAGAGGAACTCCTCGCGGACATCGACAAGGACACTGTCGACTTCCAGTCCAACTACGACGACCGCAAGCAGGAACCGACGGTCCTCCCGTCGTCGTTCCCGAACTTGCTCGTCAACGGCTCGTCGGGTATCGCCGTCGGGATGTCCACGAACATCCCGCCACACAACCTCGGTGAAGTCGTCGACGCAACCGTCGAACTCATCGAGAACCCCGACGCCACCATCACCGACCTGATGGAGCACGTCAAAGGGCCCGACTTCCCGACTGGTGCCAACATCGTCGGCCGCAACGCGGTCCACAGAGCGTACAAGACGGGTCGTGGACGCGTTCGCGTCCGCGCCGACTACGAGGTCGAAGAAGAGGAAGGCCGCATCATCATCAACGAACTCCCATACCAGGAGAACAAGGCCCGCCTCATCGAGCGAATCGCCGACGACGTGAACGCCGGCAAAATCGAGGGCATCCGCGACATCCGCGACGAGTCCGACCGCGACGGTATCCGCGTCGTCATCGAACTCAAGCGCGGCGCGATGGCCGAAGTTGTCAAAAACCAGCTTCTCGACAACCACCTCGAATCTACCTTCGGTGTCATCAACCTCGCGCTCGTCGACGGGCAACCGCAAGTGCTCACGCTCAAGGAGACGCTGCAGCACTACCTCGACCACCGACGCGACGTGGTTCGACGGCGCTCCGAGTACGAACTCGCCGAGGCAGAAGACCGTGCACACATCCTCGAAGGCCGTCTGAAGGCCCTCGAACACATCGACGCCGTGGTCGAGACCATCCGGAACTCCGAGAGTCGTGACGACGCCAAGGCCGCCCTCCGTGGCGAAGTCGTCGTCGAAGTCGACGGCGAGGCGCTCCGGTCGTTCGACTTCTCCGAAGACCAGGCCAACCACATCGTCTCGATGCAACTTGGCTCGCTCACCTCGATGGAAGCGGCCGAAATCGAAGACGAGTACGAGGAGGTTCAGGCGACCATCGAGCGCCTCGAAACCATCCTCGGTGACGCGTCAGAACTCGACGCCGTCATCGAGTCCGAACTCCTCGATATCAAAGACGAGTACGCCGACGAACGGCGAACCTCGTTCGTCGCCGACACTGGCGAAGTCACGCGTGCAGACCTCATCCCCGAAGAGGACGTTGTCGTCGTCGTCAGCGAAGACGACTACATCAAGCGCATGCCAGTCTCGCGATTCCGTGCCCAACACCGCGGTGGCAAGGGCATCATCGGGACTGACCTCAAAGAAGGCGACAAGGTGTCGTCGGTGTTCGTCGCGAACACCCACGACGACCTGTTGTGCTTCACCAACCACGGGCAGGTCTACCAACTCAAAACCTACCAAGTTCCGGAGATGTCCCGGACTGCTCGCGGAAAGTCCGCCGTCAACCTCCTCGACTTCGACAAGGGCGAGGAGATTACCGCCGTCGTCAACTGCGACGACTTAGAGGAAGTCGACGGCTATCTGACGATGGTGACCCGAAACGGGTACATCAAACGCACCAGCGTCGACCGATTCCAGAACATCCTCTCGACGGGTATCATCGCCACCAAACTCGACGACGGCGACGAACTCGCGGACGTCGAGGTCACACACGGCGGACACGACCTGGTCATCGGCACCGAACAGGGCATGTCCATCCGCTTCGAGGAAGACGAGGTTCGTGCGATGGGTCGCTCGGCCCGCGGTGTCCGCGGCATCAAACTCACTGGCGACGACCAAGTCGCCGGTGTCGCCGCAATCGACGAAGACCACCACAGTTGGATTCTGACTGTCACCGACAACGGCTACGGCAAGCGGACTGACCTCGACAAGTACCGCCCACAGTCCCGCAACGGGAAGGGTCTCATCGACATCAAGACCAACGAGCGAAACGGCCCCGTCTGTGCCATCAACACCGTCGGTGAAGGCGACCATCTCGTCGTCATGTCCGACGAAGGCCAAATCGTTCGGACGCCCGTCGAGGACATCTCGACGGTCGGCCGCAACACGATGGGTGTCATCGTCATGGACCTCGACGACGGCGACTCCGTCGCCTCTGTCGACGTGATTCCACCAGCGATGACGACCGAAGACGAGGAACTCGAAGAAGGCGCAGACGACGCAGTCGAAGCGTCCGAAGCGGCCGAAGAGTAA
- the gyrB gene encoding DNA topoisomerase (ATP-hydrolyzing) subunit B, translating to MSQDNEYGAGQIQVLEGLEAVRKRPAMYIGSTDSRGLHHLVYEVVDNSIDEALAGHCDAIEVTLHEDGSVSVSDNGRGIPVDTHEQYDRPALEVIMTILHAGGKFDNKSYQVSGGLHGVGVSVVNALSKELQVEVKRDGALWRHRFELGEPLPDEFERVRDLEPDEDTGTVIRFWPDGDIFETDEFEFKTLENRLRELAFLNSGVEITLTDERTDESSTFLFEGGIREFVEYLDETKTSLHDDVIYYEDESEGIAVEIAMQATDELQGSIHAFANNINTREGGSHLTGFKTALTRVVNDYANSEGMLSDLDGDNLRGEDVREGLTAVISVKHPDPQFEGQTKTKLGNSEVRGIVESVTHEKLGTYFEENPNVAQAIISKAVEAARARKAAKQAEELTRRKSALESTSLPGKLADCQTRDPSESELFVVEGDSAGGSAKQGRDRKFQAILPLRGKILNVEKHRLDRILQNNEVRALITAIGAGIGDEFDIEDARYNRIILMTDADVDGAHIRTLLLTLLYRHMRPLIEAGYVYAAQPPLYRVRYRGNTYDAMNEAERDRIIEEKCNGNPTQVQRFKGLGEMNPDQLWETTMKPENRVLKRITIEDAAAADRMFNILMGDAVEPRKEFIKEHATEAEWVDI from the coding sequence ATGTCACAGGATAACGAGTACGGGGCCGGACAGATTCAGGTCCTCGAAGGGCTCGAGGCCGTTCGGAAGCGTCCGGCGATGTACATCGGGTCCACCGATTCTCGCGGACTCCATCACCTCGTCTACGAAGTCGTCGACAACTCCATCGACGAAGCGCTCGCGGGGCACTGTGACGCTATCGAAGTGACCCTTCACGAAGACGGGTCAGTTAGCGTCTCAGACAATGGCCGCGGTATCCCGGTGGATACGCACGAACAGTACGACCGACCCGCGCTGGAAGTCATCATGACCATCCTCCACGCCGGTGGGAAGTTCGACAACAAATCCTACCAGGTCTCCGGGGGTCTCCACGGCGTCGGTGTCTCCGTCGTCAACGCGCTCTCGAAGGAGTTGCAGGTCGAAGTCAAGCGTGACGGTGCGCTCTGGCGACACCGCTTCGAACTCGGTGAGCCACTCCCCGACGAATTCGAACGCGTCCGCGACCTCGAACCCGACGAAGATACCGGGACGGTCATTCGGTTCTGGCCCGACGGCGATATCTTCGAGACGGACGAGTTCGAGTTCAAGACGCTCGAAAACCGCCTTCGAGAACTCGCGTTCCTCAACTCCGGCGTCGAAATCACGCTCACCGACGAGCGCACCGACGAATCGAGTACCTTCCTCTTCGAGGGTGGTATCCGCGAGTTCGTCGAATACCTCGACGAGACGAAGACCTCGCTCCACGACGACGTCATCTACTACGAAGACGAGTCCGAGGGCATCGCCGTCGAAATCGCCATGCAGGCGACCGACGAGTTACAAGGTTCCATCCACGCCTTCGCGAACAACATCAACACCCGTGAGGGTGGGTCGCACCTGACCGGATTCAAGACGGCGCTGACCCGCGTCGTCAACGACTACGCGAACTCCGAAGGGATGCTCTCGGACCTCGACGGTGACAACCTCCGCGGCGAAGACGTTCGTGAGGGCCTCACCGCCGTCATCTCCGTCAAGCACCCCGACCCGCAGTTCGAGGGACAGACGAAGACGAAACTCGGCAACTCCGAAGTCCGCGGAATCGTCGAGAGCGTCACCCACGAGAAACTCGGCACCTACTTCGAGGAGAATCCGAACGTCGCACAGGCCATCATCTCGAAGGCCGTCGAGGCGGCGCGCGCCCGGAAAGCCGCGAAGCAGGCCGAAGAACTCACGCGACGGAAATCCGCACTCGAATCCACGTCGCTGCCCGGCAAACTCGCAGACTGCCAGACGCGCGACCCCTCGGAGTCCGAGCTGTTCGTCGTCGAGGGTGACTCCGCAGGCGGGTCGGCAAAACAGGGCCGCGACCGCAAGTTCCAGGCGATTCTCCCCCTCCGTGGGAAGATTCTGAACGTCGAGAAACACCGTCTCGACCGTATCCTCCAGAACAACGAGGTTCGCGCGCTCATCACCGCCATCGGCGCTGGCATCGGTGACGAGTTCGACATCGAGGACGCACGGTACAACCGTATCATCCTGATGACTGACGCCGACGTCGACGGGGCACACATCCGGACGCTGCTCCTCACCCTGCTCTACCGGCACATGCGCCCGCTCATCGAAGCAGGCTACGTCTACGCAGCGCAACCACCGCTCTACCGCGTTCGCTACCGTGGCAACACCTACGACGCCATGAACGAGGCCGAGCGTGACCGTATCATCGAAGAGAAGTGTAACGGCAACCCCACGCAGGTCCAGCGGTTCAAGGGTCTCGGTGAGATGAACCCCGACCAACTGTGGGAGACGACGATGAAGCCCGAAAACCGCGTTCTCAAGCGCATCACTATCGAGGACGCCGCAGCGGCCGACCGAATGTTCAACATCCTGATGGGCGACGCTGTCGAGCCTCGAAAAGAGTTCATCAAGGAACACGCGACCGAAGCCGAGTGGGTAGATATCTGA